The segment CCCAGGTCAGCCGGGAGCGCAGGTCGTGCCGCTGGCGGCGCCACGCCTCCGGCAGCGAGAACCCGACCAGCGTCCACTGCCCCCGCCAGTGCCGGTTGACCGCGCCGGTGCTCCAGACCCGGTCGTGCCCGTCGCGCAGGACGGCCACGGCCCGGGGGGTCAGTCCGAAGTACATCCGGCGCCCCTGCCGGTGCCGGTCGAGCAGGCCGCGGTTGACCATCCGGGTCAGCGTGGAGCGGACCGCCTCCTCGGTGACGCCGACCCGCTCGAAGATCTCGATGACGCAGCCGGAGGAGAGCGCCACGTCCCGGCCCAGGACGTGGATGCCGAAGAAGGTGAGCGTCAGGGACTGGGGGCGCGGGGCGGGGTCGAGATCGATCACGGGCCCAGCCTAGGACCCCGGCCGGGGCGGCCGGGGCGGGGACCGCAATATCGGGCAACATCTTGACGGCCATCACGAACCTGCCTAGGTTGAGGCCGGTTCCACCCCTCGAAGGAGAAGCACCATGGATCTGAACGGCAAGGTCGCCGTGGTCACCGGCGGCGGACGCGGCCTCGGACTCGCCTACGCCAAGGCGCTCGCCGCCGCCGGCGCGGCGGTCGTGGTCAACGACCTGGACGCGGAGGCGGCCGCCGGCGCGGTGGAGGAGATCGGGGCGGCCGGCGGCCGGGCGGTCGCCGAGGTCGGCGCGGTCGGCACGGCGGAGACCGCCGAGGCGCTGGTCGCGCGGGCGGTGGACGCCTTCGGCCGGCTGGACGCGATGGTCACCAACGCGGGCGTGCTGCGCGACCGGGTGCTGTGGAAGATGTCCGACGAGGACTTCGACACCGTCGTCCGGGTGCACCTGCGCGGCACCTTCACCTGCGTGCGCGCCGCCGTGGCCCGGATGCGCGAGCAGGGCGGGGGCGGCCGCGTCATCGTGGCCGGCTCCCCGGCGGGCCAGCGCGGCAACTTCGGCCAGACCAACTACGCCGCCGCCAAGGCCGGCATCGCCGCCATGGTCCGCACCTGGGCGATGGAGCTGGCCAAGGCGGGCATCACCGCCAACGCGGTGATCCCGGTCGCCGCCACCGCGATGACCAGGACCATCCCCGCCTTCGCCCCGCACGTCGACGCGCTGGAGCGGCACGGCACCCCGCTGCCGGACGCCCTGCGCAAGGGCGAGGGCTTCGGCACCCCCGAGGACGTCGCCTCCCTGGTCGTCTACCTGGCCTCCGACGCCGCCGCGGCCGTCACCGGCCAGTGCGTCGGCATCGGCGGCGACAAGCTCGCCCTGTGGTCGCACCCGCAGGAGGTGTCGGTCGCCTACGCGGACGGCGGCTGGAGCGCCGACGCGATCGCCGCGGCCTGGCCGGTGACGGTCGGACGGGTGCCCGAGACCTACGGCATCCCCGCCCCGCGGATCTGAGCGGCGGCCGCCCGATGAGCCCCCAGCAGCCCCGCCCGTCGCTCGACGACCTGGTCGCGATCGACGTCCACACCCACGCCGAGGTCTCCGCGAGCGGGCACGGCTCGCTCTCCGCGGAGCTCGACGCCGCGGCCGGCGCCTACTTCCACGCCGGGCACCGCCGCCCGACCCTGCCGGAGATCGCCGCCCACTACCGCGAGCGGAGGATGGCCTGCGTGGTCTTCACGGTCGACGCGGAGGCCGCCACCGGCACCCCGGCCGTCCCCAACGAGGAGGTCGCCGAGGCCGCCCGCCGCGACCCCGACGTGATCATCCCGTTCGCCAGCATCGACCCGTACAAGGGCCGCGCCGGGGTGCGCCAGGTGCGCCGCCTGGTGGAGGAGTTCGGCGTCCGCGGCTTCAAGTTCCACCCCAACGTGCAGGCGTTCTTCCCGAACGACCGGCTCGCCTACCCGCTGTACGAGGCGATCGAGGAGGCCGGCGCGATCGCGGTCTTCCACACCGGGCAGACCGGCATCGGCGCCGGC is part of the Kitasatospora setae KM-6054 genome and harbors:
- a CDS encoding SDR family oxidoreductase is translated as MDLNGKVAVVTGGGRGLGLAYAKALAAAGAAVVVNDLDAEAAAGAVEEIGAAGGRAVAEVGAVGTAETAEALVARAVDAFGRLDAMVTNAGVLRDRVLWKMSDEDFDTVVRVHLRGTFTCVRAAVARMREQGGGGRVIVAGSPAGQRGNFGQTNYAAAKAGIAAMVRTWAMELAKAGITANAVIPVAATAMTRTIPAFAPHVDALERHGTPLPDALRKGEGFGTPEDVASLVVYLASDAAAAVTGQCVGIGGDKLALWSHPQEVSVAYADGGWSADAIAAAWPVTVGRVPETYGIPAPRI
- a CDS encoding 4-hydroxyphenyl-beta-ketoacyl-CoA hydrolase, coding for MSPQQPRPSLDDLVAIDVHTHAEVSASGHGSLSAELDAAAGAYFHAGHRRPTLPEIAAHYRERRMACVVFTVDAEAATGTPAVPNEEVAEAARRDPDVIIPFASIDPYKGRAGVRQVRRLVEEFGVRGFKFHPNVQAFFPNDRLAYPLYEAIEEAGAIAVFHTGQTGIGAGAPGGGGIRLKYSNPMLVDDVAADFPGMPIVLAHPSFPWQDEALAVATHKPQVYIDLSGWSPKYFPPQLVKYANSLLQDKVLFGSDYPLISPDRWLADFAQLPIKDEVRPKILKQNAARLLGLDRQQ